CACAGAGAGCCAGCCCGAACGACCCCTCCTGTTTCTCCCGTAGCTGCCGGCGACCCAACTCTCGAAGCTTGCCCCTACCTCAGGCAATACCGATCCACCCCTGGCGGTGCCTCCATCACCAGTGCGGCTCCGGTGTTCCTGGCGGCTCCTCTTCGTCATCTACCGTGCGGCTGTGCCTCCCACAGCAGTGCACGAGCACAAGTAATCCCCTCCCCCTAAATTTTTGTTGGTCGATACTAAATTTCTTACAGATTGTGGGCTATATATATATTCCCTCCGATCCGAAATATAGATCGTTAAACAAATCGTTCCAACCAGGTGAAAATAAGGGAAATGACCTTAATTATCACCCTTGGCTAAATTTGAATCCTCCTCTTTGAACTAGCCCATGCCTGAGAGCTTGATTTGAGCGCTGGAGCCAGCCTCCATGGTGGCGACAGAAGAGCCCCCGAATCCGACGGCGGGGACGCCCTGCCTCTGCTCTTCctagtcctggccatgggaagcccggcccgacccggcttgaaaaagcccgacccggcccggcccgtTGCTGCTCCCGGGTCGGGCCCGGGCCTAGATTTTCagcccgatggccgggccgggccgggcccggtgtaacgcccacgatgcggctatatctcccacgtgtcgaggcacgacttagaggcataaccacattgtggttttgtcgcaagaagggtcatcttcacataatcctatgtaatgaacaagaaagggataaatagagggttggcttacaatctccacgtcacacaatgaacatataattcatacatcgttcagagtacacacatagtccgactacggacaaatccaaaagaaaagaagataaccccaaatgctagatccctgatcgtcccaagtgggcttcactactgatcatcaggaaaagacacgtagtaacggccaaggtcctcgtcaaactcccacttgagttcggtagcttcacctgcactggtatcatcggcacctgcaactattttggtagtatctgtgagtcatgaggactcaacaatctcaaaacccgcgagatcaagactatttaagcttataggcaggatgtggttatgaggtgaagttgcagcaagcgctaagcaactatggtggctaacttacgagtacaagagtaagaagagaaactacgcaacAGTCGTGAAACTATAAGTGATCCTGAacaacttacgttcatacataacccaactgtgttcacttcccggactccgccgaaaagagaccatcacggttacacatgcggttgatgcattttaattaagtcaagtgtcaagttctctacaaccggatattaacaaattcccatatgccacataaccgcgagcacggcactcgaaagtttataccctgcaggggtgtcccaacttagcccatcacaagctctcacgatcaacgaaggatatttcttctcccgaAACaaaccgatcaggctcggaatcccggttacaagacatttcgacaatggtaaaacaagactagcaagaccgcccgaatgtgccgacaaatcccgataggagctgcacatatctcgttctcaaggcacaccggataggtcaagctatgagtaaaaccaaccctcaagtttccccgaggtggccccacaggctgccggttcggaccaacactcagaggagcactggcccggggggttaaataaagatgaccctcgggtttgcaacccataggaaagttataggttgttaggcaaatgtaaaaccaaggttgggccttgcttgaggagttttattcaaagcgaactgtcaaggggggtccCATaatcccaaccgcgtaaggaacacaaaatcaaggaacataacaccggtatgacagaaactaaggcggcaagagtggaacaaaacaccagccataaggctgagccttccaccctttaccaagtatataggtgcattaatattaataagagatattgtgatatcccaacataatcatgttccaacatggaccaatcttcaacttcacctgcaactaacaacgctataagaggagctgatcAAAAGCGataacataaccaaacaacggtttgctaggaaggtgggttagaggcttgacatggcaatatgggaggcatgataagcaagtggtaggtagcgcgacatagcgatagaacggacaaCTAgccagcaaagatagaagtgatatcgagggtaatggttatCTTGCCTGAGATCACGCAAGGAAAAAGaactagtccatgaagaagacaaacgaacgtagtcgaacgaatcatcACAACTCTAGAaccaaaccgaagctaacgagagaagcaaaccggaaagaaggaaacaacatggtaaacacacaagcataaacatggcatgatgcacaaacaagtatgatgcatgtccggtttaaaagcatgacaaagtgcaacaaacaatactacaagttaagtggagctcaatatgcaacaagttgcatattgacgaaacaccacattcaagtatttAGTTCACTCGCGTTTAGAtacacatcaatattaaatgttggttaacatggcaagaggtgaagcataataaaattacctatctaggcaagtttaaatgaggccggaacaacaaacaacaattccggaaaatccccatatgcatatttcaaatttggtattgtttttccctaaaccatatttttgaGTTCTTAAACATGAAAAGTAAGTGcagcatgttaatctatgcattttcccaccccatttacatatgaagtttatttaattcggagttacggttatttagttatgaaataaataattttaacatggcatttatgcaaaaataaacaaaCAGCAagcttaaacattttaaacatggatgagagtTGGAAAATATGAAaccagatgaaattctaagcattttacatatatataattcattttaaaccAATGCACGGTTtattagttattatatgcatgaacatggagggttttttCTGCAAATATGTAAATCCTGGGGTAATAGCTAAATTTGCAGATCTGGAAAAAAACATGCATGGGGCTGAAACAGGACACACTGGGCTGGGggctctcaccatgggccaaggcccagtagGTGGAGGCGGCCTGCGCGGCTGGGCGGGGAAGCGGCTTGGGAGGCCCACGCGTGCGAGTCAACGGGCGCAGGCGAGGGTTTAAGGTTCCGGCGGCTGGGCGATGGCTCGCTGCTCCTCCCGCAGCGAGACGAAGCAGGTGCGCGGGACTTGGTGAAGCGGAGGCAGCAGCGGCTGATGGAGCTTCTACTCCGGCGACGCGGCGGTCCAGGGAACGGAAGGAGGCGAGGATCCGGGTGCTGGACTGGTCAACGCGGGGCGGGGCACTGTTCTGTCGCTCGAAGCAGAGGCAAGGCCGACGAAGCAGAGGCGGTGCAGCGACTTGCTCCGGGAGGCGAGGAACGGCAGGGAAGCACAGATCCAAGGCTCTCCAGCGCGGATCAGCCGGAAACCACGGCGGCGCGTAGGGCTGGAGCTACAGCAGGTGATCCATGGCGTCTTGGGCAGCGATGTGAAGACACAGGAGACAGAGCAACGTGAGTTGGAGAGAAGGGAGGAGAAAAAGAGATGAAAGAGAAGGGGAAGGTCAGGAATGTCCTGGTGGTGCTGGTTGTCGCCGGCGGGACGGATGAGAGGACGGAGATGTGACGCGGCAGCGGCGAGCTCTCCCGATCCGCTCGGGGATCGAAGCAGGAGGAGGGGGATCGTGCGGGAGCTGTGTGCTGGGGTTGCAGGGGCTCTCAGGGCCGTCCGATCTAAGATCTGGCGGTCCAGATCGAGTGGAAGTGGCTGTGGTGGTTGGCTGGATCTGAAGGGAGGTGGGAGGAGTCTGTGGGATCCCGAGAGGAGAGGATTTGGTCCTAGAAGAATTTAGGGTTTGCCTATATTTGGATTGGTCTTTATATAAAACAAAAGAAGGGGTATTTGGATCATCCGATTAAAATCGGACGGTTGAGATAAAACGCTAGGGAGTCCAAATCAAAAAtcgaagatgttttatagatgtttggggatgatcaggACCCAACGGTGATAACTGAGCGGGTAGGGTTCGGGGCAGGTTTGGAACACGTGAGGGGGTCAATGAAATGTGTAGAGAGGCTGGACATATAGACgagaggggaaaacaaagacaacaggGTCTGACAAAAGGTTACGGAGAagacaagagagagagaggcccagcTAGTCTGAGAGAAAGGTCACTAGAgacaaggaagaagcggcaactacgagcggatgtaaGTTTTTAAGAAAACATGTGAATGCAATGCTCATGATGCTATggtgaaatgcaacaaacaaataaaacacacggtAACAGCGAAATAacgcttctggagcgtcggtcttggggcgttacatccGAGCCTGTCGTTTTTGCGCTTTTCTGAAGGGGCCCGAGGCCTGGTGGGATTTTATGCGTTCAGGCTGGGCTTGGGCCCAAAaaacaggcccgatggccgggccgggccggacCCGAGCCTAGGTTTTTTGCCTCGGGTTTGGCTAGGCCCGGCCTGAGGTTTGGCCAGGTATAGCTCTTccccatccttcttcttcttcttcgggagaAAACATGGCGCACGCAAAACCAGCGCCTCACCGCCCAGAAGCCCGTCGCCGGCACCTAAAAAATCGATCTTTGGATCTCGGGGGTGGTGTATTTTTGGCACAGGCCGTGGGAGGAAATGTGGTAGGAGGAGAGGAAGGCTGGCGACGATGGGGAGGAGTGGAGAGGCCGGGGACGACGGGGAGGGGATTTGGGAGGGAGATGGGTGACGAGGGACTGAGGAAGGGCAGCGAGTGGGTGAGGCGCtggctaggggggggggggcaatatcGGGAAACTTAAAAAAATCTGTAACGTGAGCAAATTTGTACATGAAACCCTTAAACCGCCTATATTTCGGTACAGAGGGGGTACATCACTAAGAAATTTAATAAATTGATGATACAAACTGTACTTTAGATACTAGAACTTCCATGGGCAGCAAGGCTAACCAACAAAGATTTGTATGAACATAtatacataatgaaacatgccgctgcTACCAGCTCACAGTCGCCTCCCCGTCCTCCCATGAATTGCTACTAGCTACCTGCAGCAGCTCGCAGTCGACcgtggccctgtttggatcatggggttagagctagtttgaGTTAGTTGGGGGCTCAAATAATCCAAAAATATCCAAATAGGGAGGGCTAGAGTGGGTTAGTTGcatctaacccaactatcccgATGGGGAGGTGCTTATTTaggttagagtgggttagaaaataactctaactctaactgtgttagagtatccaaacagggcccgtGTGCCAAATGGACGTGCCATCTCTACTCTCTAGTACTCGTCCACAAATTCGCAGTGAAATGTCCTTGAGCTATTTTAAATAGATATGTGCATGCAGGAGCTATATCGATCATTTGTTCGTTCCATCTCGATCATTTGCTAGCTAGGTTTTGCCCTCCTCGCAAAAGTGGTTGAGAAAGAATGCTGCCTAGCGCTTGCCATTTGATTATATTCGGATCCTTACCATCCTCGTGATATTGTTATTTGTCTACTGCTTCCTGCTTAATAACAAAGGGTTTCGCCCAGATATAATTGCCTCGTAATTAAGGGTATTCACGTTGTATAAGGTTTTAACCTTGTAGGGGCTACCGTACCGGCCGCCGTAGTGTCCTTGTCCAGCATGGAGCAAGCAACAGCCGGCAGTAGGTAGCAGCACGCGGACGCAGCAAGACAAGCAGCAGGAGCTAGCAATGCACGCACGGAACCAGCGGCGGCATCAGAACTAGAACTAGAACCAGTTCATAATGATTCTAATAGGCTTTTATTATAACCGAGAAGAGCATGTTCAAATAAGCCTTAATTTGCTTATACTTATCTTAAACTCACAGTATAACCAACTGATTAAGTATAACCGGCCGGGTGAGAAACTTTTGGACAAGAATGTTTTAGAGTTGCAACAAGTAAATCTATATATCTTGATAATAATAATAGATTGCATTGCAGCGCGCACTAATTAAGAGCCAGCATACGTACGATCCATTGCTCTAGACAACACGGCTCCATTCTATGATTTCACCGTCATCATTGCCTTCCCGCGTTGCTGGTTTCATCATTTCAATCTTAGTAGAAGGCCCTGCTGAATCATCATTGCCTTCCCGCGTTGCTGGTTTCATCATTTCAATCTTAGTAGAAGGCCCTGCTGAATCATCATTGCCTTCCCGCGTTGCTGGTTTCATCATTTCAATCTTAGTAGAAGGCCCTGCTGAATCATCATTGCCTTCCCGCGTTGCTGGTTTCATCATTTCAATCTTAGTAGAAGGCCCTGCTGAATCAACAGTGCTCGTTGATTCTGCTGTGCCATTGCTCTTCTCCAATGCCTTCTTCATCTTAGCCTTCTGAGCCCAAGACAGAACACCCTGCTGGACATGCTTATTAAAGATCTCCTTCTTGTAGAAGCTTCCCATCTTTAATTTGTACACGACAGAGGAGAAGATGTGTCAATAATCactttgatgctacattttgagataataaaagcgCCTTTTATCGAAGAAAAAAGCAACATTTTATGATGTTGAAATATGGTCGCACCTGTGTTACAACTGCATACAGAGGCAGAGTGCAGTAGCTGCAGAGAAGCTGAATAATGACCCTGCAAGTAAGGATATATACAAGGATGCATGAGTTGAGAACAAACTTATGCCCGTTGTTTTCCAATAAATAAAACCGACATGCATGAGTACAAGGATATATTGGGAAAAGAAGTACTACCCAATAACAAGCCTCGGCACAATAAAACCTACATGCCCCATGATGCACGAGTTGAATCCATAAGTGGTCTGCAACAGAAATTTGATAAATGATGTTTCGGTCAGTCATTTTTAGATCTTAACGAAACATAATTAATTGGAAAGATGCCTACCAGTATCCAGAAGAAAAATGCAATCTCGAAGGCGTTCTGGAAGAGGATAAAGTGGATCAGGAATAAGACAATCCTCGGCCGCCCAAACCAGAAGTGGTCATCTGATGGCTTTACAATCAAATCACCCTCGAGAGCGGAGTGCTTCTCAGCGACATCCCGGGCTAACTGAGCTATGACGTGCTCTAATTTAGTCCCAGCAGCCAACAGAAGCTGCAGGGAGAGGAGAGAGTGAGTAAGGAATTAAGTAAGCCCATCTTCCCTACTTGTTACACATTGTTCATTTTGTGCTCCATATTTCTGCaggttgctaaaatcataagattTCTTGGTTTAGCTTCTATTGTAGCCAAAGCATAAGAGGCTCACAGTGAATGTTTACAATGAAAAATTGTTATATAAATTCACTTACAATAAGGGGAAGGAATGCAATCCAAAAGTATGTGTTCCAGCCTGCAGCAGATTAGCAAAATGTAGTGTAAGATAGCTTCAAGAGGCGTAAATCATGAAATGCTGCTGACAAGGTTTAGAAACCATGCATTTTGCACAACAAAAGCGTAACTGTTCAAAAATATAATTCATAATTTGGAATCCTTATATATATGTCATAATTGGTTTTCCCTATTTCAGACAGGAGCGTTTAGTTTTTGAAATTCCGAAACTGGCTTGAACCCAGAATTGCTGCAGTATATACCTAACCCATGTACTGGTTTTCGGATCCAGATTATTGGAAAATAGAGACCTCAAAGATTGCGGATTTTTCCTACACGAGCTCCAGGGACATCTCTATTTCGAAGACATTAAACAATGCACTTCCAAGATGATAACATTGTATATTTACTCTGCATCCCTGAAACTCTGCAGATCTGTAGTGTACTCCGACATGTACGCACACATAATATTTTGGAATTTTTCAACTTGCACATTCAGTCTTTCAATTCAAAGAACTAAGCCATTGGGAGACAAGCAATTATACAGAACTTACGAGTGCTATTCAGAAATGATGAACTACAACTTACCGTTTATATTCAGCAACAGAAATATCACCACGAAAACCCACAAGTACCAGCTAAAAGAAAATAGAAATTGCATGAGTTGAGCTAATAACTTTCATAGAAAACTACTAGGAACAGTATAGATATAAAAGTACAAACATGTGTATACTCTTTGGATTACCTTATGCCAACCACCACCTTAAAATCAGACTCCAAAACCCGCAACATGTATTCATTGAAATCAAATTTCAGGTTCCCAGGGCAGTGGGCCTGCAATCCAGAAATGATCTCATGCTAACATACGAGGAAAGGACACCAGGATAAAACCACGTCAACTTATTACAATCTGTGCTTAATTACCATGATAAAACCAAGACACATTGTCCTGTAATCAGTTTTACTTACTGATCTGTAGAATTGCTTGAAAAAACAATGCTGCATGAGAAATAGAAAAAGGCTAATTACCTCGCCAATACACACATATTAGCACAAGACAATTAAATATAGAGCTTGCTATGTAAGGCAAAGCTACACTGAAAAGTTGCATATGGCACAGAAAACTTTACTAGTCCACGCAATTTCACAACATAAAAAGAGTtccgcttcggtacaaccccctcATAAAACGTATAAAGGGTACTATGGACTTTTGACAATTTGTATCTACTTTTATATGTACGTATACGCTCACTTGGGTCGGCCCATTTGCGGTACATGTGATGACAAATATATCGAAAAAAGGATAGAACGATCTGGGAGTCGAACCCGTGACCACCTAAAACATAAACTATTGTCCACAACCACTGGAGTAACAAGCCTTCGGTGAAAAATGTAAAGCCAGACGCTTTAAGTAACATAAGGGTTAGGAATTTTAAAAAGGTTTTAGGAACACTTTGTGAACCGGTTCATTTTTCCATAGTTTTTTTCCTGTTACATTTCTTCTTTATTTTTCAAAAAATGGTTGCGCTTTCAAAATGCTGTTCGAATTTTCAAAACATTTTTTATTTCCAAATTTGGTTCATAAATTAAAAAATATTTGCATTTTCGAAAATTGCAATGTAACTTCAAAAAATATTCGTGTgtttaaaaaattgttcagaatATCAAAACATGAATAGTTTTTGGAAAAGCACGAACAAAATTGTGAAGACAAACATTTGAACAGGAATACAAATTTAAATTCCAAAAGATTTTTCAGAAATGCAAACAGCACATGATGTCAAAAAAGTGTTGTAAATTTTCCCGAATATTTTTTCAACTTGGGAACAATATTTATTTAAAATAGATTCATTTTTTAATTATGAACAAATTCCAATAGGCGCCCGACCGGAGGATGACGTCGCTTAGTTGGGCAAGGCCTAagatttcattttcttttcttaaaaaaattgaaatGCCAAAATAACAGTTTTAAGTAACTACTTTAAATTATGTTTCCTATGCTTTAGGAAAGCATTTACTGTTTTCAGTTCTATAATTTTGTATTTATTAGTTATGTTAAAAACTTAAAATAAGAGTTTTAAGTACATATATAAATTATGATTTAAATTATCCTTTTCCATCGAACCTGGCATGGATGCCTACTCGGACATGCTACGCGGGACATGATGTTTTTTGGACATTCTTGAAATGACCCTAACTTTTGCCAGCAGGTGGCATGCCCATCGTAGGCATCCATCCCCCAATTTTTTTTTCATGGTCTTGTATAACCAATTCAAAGCACCAAGCCAAGTTGCTTGGGTTTTTTGACAAGTTTTGTATTTTTCTTGAAA
The Triticum dicoccoides isolate Atlit2015 ecotype Zavitan chromosome 3A, WEW_v2.0, whole genome shotgun sequence genome window above contains:
- the LOC119266596 gene encoding MLO-like protein 1 isoform X3, producing MAEGAPDDETLELTPTWILAIVCALMVVISMAAERGLHYLGKKLKRNNQKPLYEAVLKVKEELMLLGFISLLLTVCQGMIEEICIPPDWRMHMLPCKRQEVAPAKEHLVATQIIGRIGRRLLSKDATGAETCRQKGKIQLMSLESVHQLHEFIFVLAITHVVFSALTILLGGAKMHQWKQWEEDAIQKDTAGNGPKKVTLVQNSEFVKENFKGNDKYSRVLSWLAHCPGNLKFDFNEYMLRVLESDFKVVVGISWYLWVFVVIFLLLNINGWNTYFWIAFLPLILLLAAGTKLEHVIAQLARDVAEKHSALEGDLIVKPSDDHFWFGRPRIVLFLIHFILFQNAFEIAFFFWILTTYGFNSCIMGHVGFIVPRLVIGVIIQLLCSYCTLPLYAVVTQMGSFYKKEIFNKHVQQGVLSWAQKAKMKKALEKSNGTAESTSTVDSAGPSTKIEMMKPATREGNDDSAGPSTKIEMMKPATREGNDDSAGPSTKIEMMKPATREGNDDSAGPSTKIEMMKPATREGNDDGEIIEWSRVV
- the LOC119266596 gene encoding MLO-like protein 1 isoform X2 is translated as MAEGAPDDETLELTPTWILAIVCALMVVISMAAERGLHYLGKKLKRNNQKPLYEAVLKVKEELMLLGFISLLLTVCQGMIEEICIPPDWRMHMLPCKRQEVAPAKEHLVATQIIGRIGRRLLSKDATGAETCRQKGKIQLMSLESVHQLHEFIFVLAITHVVFSALTILLGGAKMHQWKQWEEDAIQKDTAGNGPKKVTLVQNSEFVKENFKGNDKYSRVLSWLHCFFKQFYRSVSKTDYRTMCLGFIMAHCPGNLKFDFNEYMLRVLESDFKVVVGISWYLWVFVVIFLLLNINGWNTYFWIAFLPLILLLAAGTKLEHVIAQLARDVAEKHSALEGDLIVKPSDDHFWFGRPRIVLFLIHFILFQNAFEIAFFFWILTTYGFNSCIMGHVGFIVPRLVIGVIIQLLCSYCTLPLYAVVTQMGSFYKKEIFNKHVQQGVLSWAQKAKMKKALEKSNGTAESTSTVDSAGPSTKIEMMKPATREGNDDSAGPSTKIEMMKPATREGNDDSAGPSTKIEMMKPATREGNDDGEIIEWSRVV
- the LOC119266596 gene encoding MLO-like protein 1 isoform X1, giving the protein MAEGAPDDETLELTPTWILAIVCALMVVISMAAERGLHYLGKKLKRNNQKPLYEAVLKVKEELMLLGFISLLLTVCQGMIEEICIPPDWRMHMLPCKRQEVAPAKEHLVATQIIGRIGRRLLSKDATGAETCRQKGKIQLMSLESVHQLHEFIFVLAITHVVFSALTILLGGAKMHQWKQWEEDAIQKDTAGNGPKKVTLVQNSEFVKENFKGNDKYSRVLSWLHCFFKQFYRSVSKTDYRTMCLGFIMAHCPGNLKFDFNEYMLRVLESDFKVVVGISWYLWVFVVIFLLLNINGWNTYFWIAFLPLILLLAAGTKLEHVIAQLARDVAEKHSALEGDLIVKPSDDHFWFGRPRIVLFLIHFILFQNAFEIAFFFWILTTYGFNSCIMGHVGFIVPRLVIGVIIQLLCSYCTLPLYAVVTQMGSFYKKEIFNKHVQQGVLSWAQKAKMKKALEKSNGTAESTSTVDSAGPSTKIEMMKPATREGNDDSAGPSTKIEMMKPATREGNDDSAGPSTKIEMMKPATREGNDDSAGPSTKIEMMKPATREGNDDGEIIEWSRVV